From the genome of Armatimonadota bacterium, one region includes:
- a CDS encoding four helix bundle suffix domain-containing protein, giving the protein MPDGFIAPHGGYEALLSYRKALLVFDATVFFCERFIDRRSRTFDQMVQAARSGKQNIVEGSEAAAASSSTEIKLTNVARASLQELLEDYKDFLRLKKLPIWEKDHPQAKVIRDLAYGANVTYGTYETYVEQGSPEVAANTVICLIHQANYLLDRQIRSLEKKFLEEGGVRERMMRARLDHRGKQGR; this is encoded by the coding sequence ATGCCGGACGGCTTCATCGCGCCGCACGGCGGCTATGAGGCCCTGCTCTCCTACCGGAAGGCCCTCCTCGTCTTCGATGCCACCGTTTTCTTCTGCGAACGCTTCATAGACAGGCGCAGCCGCACCTTCGACCAGATGGTTCAGGCCGCCCGATCCGGCAAGCAGAACATCGTGGAGGGCAGCGAGGCCGCCGCCGCCTCCAGTTCCACCGAGATCAAGCTCACCAACGTCGCCCGGGCAAGCCTGCAGGAGCTTCTCGAAGACTACAAGGACTTCCTTCGCCTGAAGAAGCTCCCGATCTGGGAGAAGGACCATCCGCAGGCGAAGGTCATCCGCGACCTGGCCTACGGGGCGAACGTGACCTACGGGACGTATGAGACGTATGTCGAGCAGGGCTCGCCCGAGGTCGCCGCGAACACCGTCATCTGCCTGATCCACCAGGCCAACTACCTCCTCGACCGGCAGATCAGGAGCCTGGAGAAGAAGTTCCTGGAGGAGGGCGGCGTCCGCGAGCGGATGATGCGCGCCCGCCTCGACCACCGAGGCAAGCAGGGGCGCTAG
- a CDS encoding AAA family ATPase, which produces MKRPNAQDRPLPHDIGAEQGLIGCYAMSRCTPIEPAELARVESTITLDHFYREHHALIYDALRVMFSQGAKAPDCRWIRERVERGTPLLDEEESGYLDHLLASEPCAAGLSYFADRLHRAFLRRRLMLRMFDLSARALREDSPIGELRDEARGLALGLAEGFAPDGPPMLSYREIVTGEVPPVEWVVEQLVPRHGITMIAGDPGVGKSWLAYHIAQCVALDLPVLGQFATSPTGVLILDTESGRNLLSRRMTKLHRGLSLSYPSCASHTSHGTDETDETDGADGSDAPLSVVCGAIRLDEPSGLAELGRRIEEARAGLVIIDPLAMVHGLDENSSTEMAGLLGRLGALAKERGCTLLIVHHARKQSQVSNDAGQRLRGSSAIRGALSSYLFLRKLRSGRMQVEQAKSREEGEVPAFEVEVADAEGDSVEVRYVGESSAKADRTQAALDFVLRALADAGGSLPRKDLIELAKVEGIAQRAVDRALRGAAESGELCKMRTGLSVSYRLPEPSLGPE; this is translated from the coding sequence ATGAAACGCCCGAACGCCCAGGACCGCCCGCTCCCGCACGACATCGGCGCGGAGCAGGGGCTCATCGGATGCTACGCGATGTCCCGATGCACGCCGATCGAACCCGCCGAACTCGCGCGGGTCGAGTCAACCATCACGCTCGACCACTTCTACCGGGAGCACCACGCCCTCATCTACGACGCCCTCCGCGTGATGTTCTCCCAGGGCGCGAAGGCCCCGGACTGCCGCTGGATCAGGGAGCGCGTCGAGCGGGGGACTCCTCTCCTCGACGAGGAGGAGTCCGGCTACCTGGACCACCTGCTCGCGTCCGAGCCGTGCGCCGCCGGGCTGTCGTACTTTGCCGACCGCCTGCACCGGGCGTTCCTGCGGAGGAGGTTGATGCTGAGGATGTTCGACCTCTCCGCCCGCGCGCTGAGGGAGGACTCCCCGATCGGGGAACTGCGGGATGAGGCGAGGGGCCTCGCGCTCGGCCTGGCGGAGGGGTTCGCGCCGGACGGCCCGCCGATGCTCTCCTACCGGGAGATCGTGACCGGGGAGGTCCCGCCGGTCGAGTGGGTGGTCGAGCAGCTCGTCCCCAGGCATGGGATCACGATGATCGCGGGCGACCCGGGGGTGGGGAAGTCGTGGCTCGCGTACCACATCGCGCAGTGCGTGGCGCTCGATCTGCCGGTGCTCGGGCAGTTCGCGACGAGCCCGACGGGGGTGCTGATCCTCGACACTGAGAGCGGGCGGAACCTGCTCTCCCGGCGGATGACGAAGCTCCACCGGGGGCTGTCCCTGTCATATCCGTCCTGCGCGTCCCATACGTCCCATGGGACTGATGAGACCGACGAGACTGATGGGGCGGATGGGTCCGACGCGCCGCTATCGGTGGTCTGCGGGGCGATCCGGCTCGACGAGCCTTCGGGCCTGGCGGAACTCGGCCGGCGGATCGAGGAGGCCCGGGCCGGGCTGGTGATCATTGACCCGCTGGCGATGGTGCACGGCCTCGACGAGAACTCCAGCACGGAGATGGCGGGCCTGCTCGGGCGGCTCGGGGCGCTTGCGAAGGAGCGGGGTTGCACCCTGCTGATCGTCCACCACGCGCGGAAGCAGAGCCAGGTGTCGAACGACGCGGGCCAGCGGCTCCGGGGAAGCTCGGCGATCCGCGGGGCGCTCTCCAGCTACCTGTTCCTGAGGAAGCTCCGGTCCGGGCGGATGCAGGTGGAGCAGGCGAAGTCGCGCGAGGAGGGGGAGGTCCCGGCGTTCGAGGTGGAGGTTGCGGACGCGGAGGGCGACTCGGTTGAGGTGCGGTACGTCGGGGAGTCGTCGGCGAAGGCGGACCGGACGCAGGCGGCGCTCGACTTCGTCCTCCGCGCGCTTGCGGATGCGGGCGGCTCTCTCCCCAGGAAGGACCTGATCGAGCTGGCGAAGGTGGAGGGGATTGCCCAGCGTGCTGTCGATCGGGCACTGCGAGGGGCTGCTGAGTCTGGGGAGCTGTGTAAGATGCGGACTGGGCTGTCCGTCAGCTATCGGCTGCCCGAGCCGAGCCTCGGTCCGGAGTAG
- a CDS encoding DUF1819 family protein, with protein sequence MSPEGFTVFSQELHYDESIRAIESFADAPRRKELHARISEALPYSSYTTRDRVATKIIQRYFVNPDGTFPAAAFLKMVSAQKSDEVRRDLIYWRAARTDPLIEAVAGELFHAYFVLGKIPQGYGEPEFHMLNTATLFSVDSVITRDFAIEYARRVWGFDSPRTIALALRIMRQAGILDTISVTLGRRRVHGYYPLPHIPRPEVFAYCICEEFLSESLLISTDRLRNSAFAKVFLLSGLQMDSLAKAAEKKRLLAADGRYWRLVHGSLGELVEALGGA encoded by the coding sequence GTGTCACCCGAGGGATTCACAGTCTTCAGCCAGGAACTCCACTACGACGAGAGCATTCGGGCGATCGAATCGTTCGCCGACGCCCCGCGCCGCAAGGAGCTTCATGCCCGCATCTCGGAGGCCCTCCCCTACTCCTCATACACCACCAGGGACCGCGTCGCGACGAAGATCATCCAGCGGTATTTCGTGAACCCGGACGGCACGTTTCCCGCGGCCGCGTTCCTGAAGATGGTCTCGGCGCAAAAGAGCGACGAGGTCCGGCGCGACCTTATCTACTGGCGCGCGGCCCGGACCGACCCGTTGATCGAGGCAGTCGCGGGCGAGCTGTTCCACGCCTACTTCGTGCTGGGCAAGATCCCGCAGGGGTACGGCGAGCCGGAGTTCCACATGCTGAACACGGCGACTCTCTTCTCGGTGGACTCGGTCATCACGCGGGACTTCGCCATCGAGTACGCCCGGAGGGTCTGGGGGTTCGACAGCCCCCGGACGATCGCGCTCGCGCTCCGCATCATGCGGCAGGCGGGGATACTCGACACGATATCGGTGACCCTGGGGCGCAGGCGGGTGCACGGGTACTACCCTCTGCCGCACATCCCGCGCCCCGAGGTTTTCGCGTACTGCATCTGCGAGGAGTTCCTGAGCGAGAGCCTGCTGATCTCGACGGACAGGCTCCGGAACTCGGCGTTTGCGAAGGTTTTCCTGCTGAGCGGCCTTCAGATGGACTCGCTGGCGAAGGCGGCGGAGAAGAAGAGGCTCCTGGCGGCCGACGGGCGGTACTGGCGCCTCGTCCACGGGAGCCTGGGGGAACTGGTGGAGGCGCTGGGCGGGGCGTGA
- a CDS encoding C40 family peptidase, with protein MHGTITKNVAAMYAETTRNSEQVSQAIMGQPVEIEKEEGGWLYIRTWDGYHGWIEARWVREGEWSPARIAAVLPAFSYAYRAPDASSGHHTILVVTAAMEALGTDGKFARVRLPDGREAWVPANEVSVTPAGDQMLPFGATGAEIVETGRRFIGVPYLWGGSSPFGIDCSGFVQLSYKLNGIHLLRDAGIQAGDPRAVPVEKGDLVAGDLVFFAGGEDKARITHVGMAVGDGTFIHSSGGAGVGINRLTDEPYEANYWGARRMPGV; from the coding sequence ATGCACGGAACGATCACGAAGAACGTGGCGGCGATGTACGCCGAGACCACCCGCAACTCCGAGCAGGTGAGCCAGGCGATAATGGGCCAGCCGGTCGAGATCGAGAAGGAAGAAGGCGGCTGGCTTTACATACGGACCTGGGACGGCTACCACGGCTGGATCGAGGCCCGGTGGGTGCGCGAGGGCGAGTGGAGCCCGGCCCGGATAGCGGCGGTACTGCCCGCCTTCTCATACGCGTACCGGGCGCCCGACGCGTCATCGGGCCATCACACGATCCTCGTCGTCACTGCCGCGATGGAGGCGCTCGGGACCGACGGGAAGTTTGCGCGCGTGCGGCTTCCGGACGGACGGGAGGCATGGGTGCCGGCGAACGAAGTGAGCGTGACTCCGGCGGGCGACCAGATGCTCCCGTTCGGCGCGACCGGCGCGGAGATCGTCGAGACCGGCCGGCGGTTCATCGGCGTGCCGTACCTCTGGGGCGGCTCCAGTCCGTTCGGCATTGACTGCTCGGGGTTCGTGCAGCTCAGCTACAAGCTGAACGGCATCCACCTGCTCCGCGACGCGGGCATCCAGGCGGGCGATCCGAGGGCGGTCCCGGTCGAGAAGGGCGATCTCGTTGCGGGCGACCTGGTCTTCTTCGCGGGTGGCGAGGACAAGGCCCGGATCACGCACGTCGGGATGGCGGTCGGCGACGGGACGTTCATTCACTCATCCGGGGGCGCGGGCGTCGGGATAAACCGCCTGACGGATGAGCCATACGAGGCGAACTACTGGGGCGCGCGGAGGATGCCGGGGGTGTAG
- a CDS encoding 2-oxoacid:acceptor oxidoreductase family protein, producing MHEEIIMAGTGGQGIMIMGQLLAHAAMSEGKHVVWFPSYGPEARGGTADCTVIISTEEIGSPISSNPDTLIGMHQFLYDKFQPNVKPGGKVMINSSLIDPGTARDDLHALEVPANAAAEEMGNSRAANMIMLGAYVRSTGIVSMDSLVAALPEVLPPHRHKLIPINEKALRRGAELALS from the coding sequence ATGCACGAAGAGATAATCATGGCCGGGACCGGCGGCCAGGGGATAATGATAATGGGCCAGCTCCTCGCCCACGCCGCGATGTCCGAGGGGAAGCACGTCGTCTGGTTCCCCTCCTACGGGCCGGAAGCTCGCGGCGGGACGGCCGACTGCACGGTCATCATCTCGACCGAGGAGATCGGGTCGCCGATCTCGTCGAACCCGGACACGCTGATCGGCATGCACCAGTTCCTCTACGACAAGTTCCAGCCGAACGTGAAGCCCGGCGGCAAGGTGATGATCAACAGCTCGCTGATAGACCCCGGCACCGCCCGGGACGACCTGCACGCCCTCGAAGTCCCCGCCAATGCCGCCGCGGAGGAGATGGGAAACTCCCGGGCGGCGAACATGATCATGCTCGGGGCGTACGTCCGGTCAACGGGCATCGTCTCGATGGACTCGCTCGTCGCGGCCCTCCCGGAGGTGCTCCCGCCCCACCGGCACAAGCTCATCCCGATCAACGAGAAGGCGCTTCGCAGAGGAGCGGAGCTTGCCCTGAGTTGA
- a CDS encoding 2-oxoglutarate oxidoreductase: MQQVFSRPEALADVGMAYCSGCTHGILHRLVAEVIDELELLERTICICPVGCSVFMYEYMSCDSIEASHGRAPAVATGVKRALPDRVVFTYQGDGDLAAIGTAEIVHAAARGENISVIFVNNTTYGMTGGQMAPTTMPGQETTTTPGGRSVATAGNPIRVCELLSSLDGVAYLARTAATSPKGVMTTKKAIKTAFTMQLQGKGFSLVEVLSTCPTQWGMTPLDSMKHVDEVMAPYYPLGVYKDVDAV, from the coding sequence ATGCAGCAGGTATTTAGCCGCCCCGAGGCGCTTGCGGACGTCGGCATGGCGTACTGCTCCGGATGCACCCACGGCATCCTGCACCGCCTGGTCGCCGAGGTGATAGACGAGCTGGAACTCCTCGAGCGCACGATATGCATCTGCCCCGTGGGATGCTCGGTCTTCATGTACGAGTACATGTCCTGCGACTCGATCGAGGCGTCGCACGGGAGGGCCCCCGCCGTCGCCACCGGCGTGAAACGGGCGCTCCCCGACCGGGTGGTGTTCACATACCAGGGCGACGGCGACCTGGCCGCGATAGGCACGGCGGAGATCGTCCATGCCGCCGCGCGCGGCGAAAACATCAGCGTAATCTTCGTCAACAACACGACTTACGGCATGACCGGCGGCCAGATGGCCCCGACCACCATGCCCGGCCAGGAGACGACCACCACCCCCGGCGGGCGCAGCGTCGCGACCGCGGGCAACCCGATCAGGGTCTGCGAGCTTCTGTCGTCGCTCGACGGCGTGGCATATCTCGCCCGAACCGCCGCGACGAGCCCCAAGGGCGTGATGACCACGAAGAAGGCGATCAAGACCGCCTTCACCATGCAGCTCCAGGGCAAGGGGTTCTCGCTCGTCGAGGTGCTCTCCACCTGCCCGACCCAGTGGGGCATGACGCCGCTCGACTCGATGAAGCACGTGGACGAGGTGATGGCCCCGTACTACCCGCTAGGGGTGTACAAAGACGTGGACGCCGTCTGA
- a CDS encoding 3-methyl-2-oxobutanoate dehydrogenase subunit VorB, with the protein MSKRVLMKGNEAVVKGAIAAQCRAFFGYPITPQNEVPEYMSRYMPEAGGVFIQAESEIAAINMVYGAACAGIRAMTSSSSPGVSLKQEGLSYIAGAQLPCVIANVQRGGPGLGNIAPAQADYFQAVKGGGHGDYKLLTLAPWSVPEMFHHAVLAFDLADKYRNPAMILSDAIVGQMLEPIDIPDSVEVNIPDKPWATTGAKGRARNAVTSLYIVPEDLEEINLQIQAKYAAACRDEVRWEEYETDDADLVLVAYGSTARICRTTMSLARKKGLKVGLFRPISLFPFPTNQISRLALAGKQFLVAELSAGQMVEDVRLAVNGAASVDFHGRLGGTVMSPLEVLEKAEAVLSRPLFPGFGQAVVDGRLVDGNGTVCPSATDSPVSNTLGAAAEAGGGSDAAGI; encoded by the coding sequence ATGTCCAAGCGAGTATTGATGAAAGGCAACGAGGCCGTCGTGAAGGGCGCGATAGCCGCTCAGTGCCGAGCCTTCTTCGGGTACCCCATCACCCCGCAGAACGAGGTCCCGGAGTACATGTCGCGCTACATGCCCGAGGCCGGCGGGGTGTTCATCCAGGCCGAGAGCGAGATCGCGGCGATCAACATGGTCTACGGCGCGGCCTGCGCCGGAATACGCGCGATGACGTCGTCGTCCAGCCCGGGGGTCAGCCTCAAGCAGGAGGGACTCTCGTACATCGCCGGCGCCCAGCTTCCCTGCGTGATAGCCAACGTCCAGCGGGGCGGCCCGGGCCTCGGGAACATCGCTCCCGCCCAGGCCGACTACTTCCAGGCGGTGAAGGGCGGCGGGCACGGCGACTACAAGCTTCTCACGCTCGCGCCCTGGTCCGTGCCGGAGATGTTCCACCACGCGGTCCTCGCCTTCGACCTCGCGGACAAGTACCGCAACCCCGCGATGATCCTCTCCGACGCCATCGTCGGCCAGATGCTCGAGCCGATAGACATCCCGGACAGCGTGGAGGTCAACATCCCCGACAAGCCGTGGGCGACCACCGGCGCGAAGGGCCGCGCGAGGAACGCCGTCACCTCGCTCTACATCGTGCCCGAGGACCTCGAGGAGATCAACCTTCAGATACAGGCGAAATACGCCGCCGCCTGCCGGGACGAAGTCCGGTGGGAGGAGTACGAGACGGACGACGCCGACCTCGTGCTGGTGGCATACGGCAGCACCGCCCGGATATGCCGCACCACGATGAGCCTCGCCAGGAAGAAGGGGCTCAAGGTCGGGCTGTTCCGCCCGATCTCGCTGTTCCCGTTCCCGACGAACCAGATTTCGCGGCTCGCCCTCGCCGGCAAGCAGTTCCTCGTCGCGGAGCTGAGCGCGGGCCAGATGGTCGAGGACGTGCGGCTGGCGGTCAACGGCGCGGCGAGCGTGGACTTCCACGGAAGGCTGGGCGGAACGGTGATGAGCCCCCTGGAGGTCCTGGAAAAGGCCGAGGCGGTTCTCAGCCGGCCCCTCTTCCCGGGGTTCGGCCAGGCCGTGGTGGACGGAAGGCTGGTTGACGGGAACGGCACGGTGTGCCCGTCGGCGACCGACTCCCCGGTTTCGAATACCCTCGGCGCCGCCGCCGAGGCCGGAGGTGGATCAGATGCAGCAGGTATTTAG
- a CDS encoding 4Fe-4S binding protein, translating into MGNILINRERCKGCELCVSFCPRNLIRLSEEFNSKGQHPAEFEESEECTGCTVCAMMCPDVAIEVYK; encoded by the coding sequence TTGGGCAACATTCTGATAAACAGGGAGCGGTGCAAGGGCTGCGAACTCTGCGTCTCCTTCTGTCCGCGGAATCTCATCCGCCTCTCCGAGGAGTTCAACAGCAAGGGACAGCACCCCGCCGAGTTCGAGGAGTCCGAGGAGTGCACGGGGTGCACCGTCTGCGCGATGATGTGTCCCGACGTCGCGATCGAGGTGTACAAGTAG
- the recN gene encoding DNA repair protein RecN encodes MIQQLFIKDFAVIDSLELEFGPGLNILTGETGSGKSIIVDAINIALGERADADAIRSGCERATVEAVLDVSGLDPGGLSSMREAGFAPEDGRVIVSRELTRGGKSQCRINGRPATVSLLKEITDRAVDIHGQHDHQSLLRPERHLDTLDEWCGEPAQAERRLVAEAYARLRALQAELSRLETDRRERAHNIDLYQFQLEEIRGANLRPGEEEELLADRTRLANAERLHAAASAAFEAIGDRAQDICALDKLSDAVAALHDLADLDPLLQPTAEVLQSALYQVEDASRELRAYRDAVEFSPERLEAIEERLDVLRALKRKYGETVEEIEAYGVEVERKLDALAHGEERTEELTGEIERASLEAGSHARALSEIRRRGGADFASRIVGELEMLSMPNALFEVSQAEKPLDAAGVDDVEFLISANPGEPVKPLAKIASGGEMSRIMLAVKSVIASADRLPTLIFDEIDVGIGGRTADVIGEKLQALAASCQVLCITHLPQIASRPADHFRIEKRLEDGRTVVRVRRLDDEERVEELSRMLGGADPSDTAVRHAREMLSGRGGRRP; translated from the coding sequence ATGATCCAGCAGCTTTTCATCAAAGACTTCGCGGTGATAGACAGCCTCGAGCTGGAGTTCGGCCCCGGCCTCAACATCCTCACCGGCGAGACCGGCTCCGGCAAGTCCATCATCGTTGACGCAATCAACATCGCGCTCGGCGAGCGGGCCGACGCCGACGCCATCCGCAGCGGGTGCGAGCGGGCCACCGTCGAGGCGGTCCTCGACGTCTCCGGCCTCGATCCCGGGGGGCTCTCGTCCATGAGGGAGGCGGGGTTTGCCCCTGAGGACGGCCGCGTCATCGTCAGCCGCGAGCTGACGCGCGGCGGAAAGTCCCAGTGCCGCATCAACGGCCGCCCCGCGACGGTCTCGCTCCTCAAGGAGATCACCGACCGCGCCGTTGACATCCACGGCCAGCACGACCACCAGTCCCTGCTCCGCCCGGAACGGCACCTCGACACGCTCGACGAGTGGTGCGGCGAGCCCGCGCAGGCCGAGCGGCGCCTGGTGGCGGAAGCATACGCCCGGCTGAGGGCCCTTCAGGCGGAGTTGAGCCGGCTCGAGACCGACCGGCGCGAGCGGGCACACAACATTGACCTCTACCAGTTCCAGCTCGAGGAGATCCGGGGCGCGAACCTGAGGCCGGGCGAGGAGGAGGAACTGCTCGCGGACAGGACCCGCCTCGCGAACGCCGAGAGACTTCATGCCGCCGCGTCCGCCGCTTTCGAGGCGATCGGCGACCGCGCCCAGGATATCTGCGCGCTCGACAAGCTCAGCGATGCCGTCGCGGCCCTGCACGATCTGGCCGACCTCGATCCCCTGCTTCAGCCGACCGCCGAGGTACTCCAATCGGCGCTCTACCAGGTCGAGGATGCCTCCCGGGAGCTTCGCGCCTACCGGGATGCGGTCGAGTTCAGCCCGGAGCGGCTCGAGGCGATCGAGGAGCGGCTCGACGTTCTGCGGGCCCTCAAGCGCAAGTACGGGGAGACCGTCGAGGAGATCGAGGCATACGGCGTGGAGGTAGAGCGGAAGCTCGACGCCCTGGCGCACGGCGAGGAGCGCACCGAGGAACTGACGGGGGAGATCGAGCGAGCGAGTCTCGAGGCCGGGTCGCATGCCCGGGCGCTGTCCGAGATCCGGCGCAGGGGCGGCGCGGATTTCGCCTCGCGCATCGTCGGCGAGCTGGAGATGCTCAGCATGCCAAACGCTCTCTTCGAGGTCTCCCAGGCGGAAAAGCCCCTCGACGCGGCCGGGGTTGACGACGTGGAGTTCCTGATCTCGGCGAACCCCGGCGAGCCCGTCAAGCCGCTCGCGAAGATCGCGTCCGGGGGAGAGATGTCGCGCATCATGCTCGCCGTCAAGTCCGTGATCGCGTCGGCGGACAGGCTGCCGACTCTCATTTTCGACGAGATTGACGTCGGCATCGGCGGGCGCACGGCGGACGTGATCGGCGAGAAGCTCCAGGCGCTCGCGGCGAGTTGCCAGGTGCTCTGCATAACTCACCTGCCCCAGATAGCCAGCCGACCGGCGGACCACTTCCGCATCGAGAAGCGGCTCGAGGACGGGCGGACGGTCGTTCGGGTCCGCCGCCTCGACGACGAGGAGCGCGTGGAGGAGCTTTCCCGGATGCTCGGCGGCGCGGACCCCTCGGACACGGCGGTGCGGCACGCGCGCGAGATGCTCTCGGGCAGGGGCGGTCGCAGGCCATGA
- a CDS encoding NAD(+)/NADH kinase: MKTIAIILNTTKQAAVELARSLAPHLQGRGASVIIESDAAGECGFPELAATPRELSSADFALVLGGDGTLLRAGRIMAPAGVPMLGVRFGEFGFMTDVLPGDAQSAVDAVLEGRCEVEERMMLRASVSRGGKEIASAAALNDAVIHKGPLARMLRLQAYVSDKYITTYQADGLIVATPTGSTAYSLSAGGPLVAPELSVTIITPICPHTLNVRPLLVPSREIVKVVIGGDIEEVVMLTVDGQVGVRLEEGDEVLVGESEHKARLIEVGGMTFFDKLQSRLRWGGRFDCEV, encoded by the coding sequence ATGAAGACCATCGCAATCATACTGAATACGACCAAGCAGGCGGCGGTCGAGCTTGCCCGCAGCCTCGCGCCGCACCTGCAGGGCAGGGGCGCCTCCGTCATCATCGAGTCGGACGCCGCCGGGGAGTGCGGCTTCCCCGAGCTTGCGGCCACTCCCAGGGAACTCTCGTCGGCGGACTTCGCGCTCGTGCTCGGCGGCGACGGGACTCTCCTGCGCGCCGGGCGGATCATGGCTCCCGCCGGGGTCCCGATGCTCGGCGTGCGGTTCGGCGAGTTCGGCTTCATGACCGACGTTCTGCCGGGGGACGCGCAGTCCGCCGTGGACGCCGTTTTGGAAGGCCGATGCGAGGTCGAGGAGCGTATGATGCTCCGGGCCTCGGTCAGCCGAGGGGGGAAGGAGATCGCCTCCGCCGCCGCGCTGAATGACGCGGTGATCCACAAGGGCCCGCTCGCCCGCATGCTCCGCCTGCAGGCCTACGTCTCGGACAAGTACATCACCACCTACCAGGCCGACGGGCTGATCGTCGCGACGCCTACCGGCTCGACCGCCTACTCGCTCTCAGCCGGGGGGCCGTTGGTGGCGCCCGAGCTGAGCGTCACGATCATCACCCCGATCTGCCCGCACACGCTCAACGTGCGGCCGCTCCTGGTGCCTAGCCGCGAGATCGTCAAGGTAGTGATCGGCGGCGACATCGAGGAAGTCGTCATGCTCACGGTGGACGGCCAGGTCGGGGTCCGGTTGGAGGAGGGCGACGAGGTCCTCGTCGGGGAGTCCGAGCACAAGGCGCGGCTCATCGAGGTCGGCGGCATGACGTTCTTCGACAAGCTCCAGAGCAGGCTCCGCTGGGGCGGGCGGTTCGACTGTGAGGTGTGA